A genomic region of Methyloceanibacter stevinii contains the following coding sequences:
- a CDS encoding DEAD/DEAH box helicase yields the protein MSFSNLGLSPKVESAVEAAGFDTPTPIQAQAIPVAVSGRDVLGIAQTGTGKTASFVLPMLTRLERGRARARMPRTLILEPTRELAAQVAEAFELLGRNHRLTVALLIGGVSYEEQNKKLDRGADVVIATPGRLLDHLERGKLLLNSIEILVVDEADRMLDMGFIPDIERICKVLPFTRQTLFFSATMPPEIQRLADNFLHTPERIEVARPASAATTITQRLKKTGDQPAEKREALRGLIQEEDVKNAIIFCNRKKDVGVVFRSLQRHGFNVGALHGDMDQRQRTATLDAFRSGEIPLLVASDVAARGLDIPAVSHVFNYDVPVHPEDYVHRIGRTGRAGREGHAAMLVTPKDHKALKAIESLLREEIAWVDGAPNPQEVEEAKSAGRENGRGRRRGGRSRRGGQKSSEAETAEPPKQQHADRKSDDGDARPAAKAKPAPKPAPKAKPNSAGKSRSGQGRENQPVGMGDHVPAFMMRPVRAT from the coding sequence ATGAGCTTTTCAAATCTTGGCTTAAGCCCAAAAGTCGAATCTGCGGTCGAAGCGGCCGGGTTCGATACGCCGACTCCTATTCAAGCCCAAGCGATACCCGTAGCCGTCTCTGGCCGCGATGTCTTGGGGATTGCACAGACGGGCACCGGTAAGACGGCCTCCTTCGTGCTCCCCATGCTGACGCGCCTCGAACGCGGACGCGCCCGGGCCCGCATGCCGCGAACGCTGATCCTGGAACCGACGCGCGAACTCGCCGCTCAGGTCGCCGAGGCGTTCGAACTTCTCGGCAGGAACCACAGGCTGACCGTCGCCCTGCTGATTGGCGGCGTCTCCTACGAGGAGCAGAACAAGAAACTCGACCGTGGCGCGGATGTCGTGATCGCCACCCCCGGCCGCCTTCTCGATCACCTCGAGCGCGGCAAGCTTCTGCTGAACAGCATCGAGATCCTCGTCGTCGACGAGGCCGACCGAATGCTCGATATGGGGTTCATCCCGGACATCGAGCGCATTTGTAAGGTCCTCCCCTTCACGCGGCAGACCCTCTTCTTCTCCGCGACCATGCCGCCTGAAATCCAACGGCTCGCCGACAACTTCCTACATACGCCGGAGCGCATCGAAGTCGCCCGGCCCGCGTCGGCCGCAACGACCATCACGCAGCGCCTGAAGAAGACGGGCGATCAACCGGCAGAGAAACGCGAAGCGTTGCGCGGCTTGATCCAGGAGGAAGACGTCAAGAACGCTATCATCTTCTGCAATCGCAAGAAGGATGTGGGTGTCGTCTTCCGCTCGTTGCAGCGCCACGGCTTCAACGTGGGCGCGCTGCACGGCGACATGGACCAGCGGCAGCGCACAGCGACGCTCGATGCCTTTCGCAGTGGAGAGATTCCGCTCCTCGTCGCCAGCGACGTGGCGGCCCGTGGGCTCGACATTCCCGCAGTGAGCCATGTCTTCAATTACGACGTTCCGGTCCATCCCGAGGACTACGTCCACAGGATTGGCCGCACGGGCCGAGCCGGCCGTGAGGGTCACGCCGCGATGCTTGTCACGCCCAAGGACCACAAGGCTCTGAAGGCCATCGAATCGTTGTTGCGCGAGGAGATTGCCTGGGTGGATGGCGCGCCCAATCCGCAAGAGGTTGAGGAAGCCAAGAGCGCCGGCCGCGAAAACGGACGCGGACGCCGCCGAGGCGGCCGTTCCCGGCGTGGCGGCCAAAAGTCTTCCGAGGCAGAAACGGCCGAGCCACCCAAGCAGCAGCACGCCGACCGCAAGTCCGACGACGGTGACGCGCGGCCAGCCGCGAAGGCGAAGCCGGCGCCCAAGCCCGCACCCAAGGCCAAGCCGAACTCGGCGGGCAAATCCCGCTCGGGCCAGGGCCGCGAGAACCAGCCCGTGGGTATGGGGGACCATGTCCCCGCCTTCATGATGCGGCCGGTGCGCGCAACCTAA
- a CDS encoding alpha/beta hydrolase translates to MPEVNISGPAGRIEARYHHQPAANSPVALILHPHPQFGGTMNNQVVYHMYYAFQKRGFSVLRFNFRGVGRSEGLFDNGPGELADAATALDWLQAYNADAPSCWIAGASFGSWIAMQLLMRRPEIEGFICVAPPANLYDFSFLAPCPSSGLMVNGAKDRVVPTESVRGLVERLKTQKDAIVDHATVPDANHFFEDQMEGLMEVIDGYLDKRLGKPKPQKGKAKKESAA, encoded by the coding sequence ATGCCTGAAGTCAATATTAGCGGCCCAGCCGGCCGGATCGAAGCCCGCTACCACCATCAGCCGGCGGCTAATTCTCCGGTCGCCCTGATTCTCCATCCACACCCGCAATTCGGCGGGACGATGAACAATCAGGTTGTCTACCACATGTATTACGCCTTCCAGAAGCGCGGCTTCTCGGTCCTGCGCTTCAATTTCCGTGGCGTCGGCCGCAGCGAAGGTCTGTTCGACAACGGTCCCGGCGAGCTTGCGGATGCCGCGACGGCGCTGGATTGGCTCCAGGCCTACAATGCCGACGCACCGTCTTGCTGGATTGCCGGTGCCTCTTTCGGCTCCTGGATCGCCATGCAACTTCTGATGCGGCGTCCGGAGATCGAGGGTTTCATCTGCGTGGCACCGCCCGCGAACCTCTACGACTTCTCGTTTCTGGCCCCCTGCCCGTCCTCGGGCCTCATGGTCAATGGCGCGAAAGATCGAGTCGTTCCAACCGAATCCGTGCGCGGGCTCGTGGAAAGGCTGAAGACCCAGAAGGACGCCATCGTCGATCATGCGACGGTCCCCGATGCCAACCATTTCTTCGAGGACCAGATGGAAGGCCTCATGGAGGTCATCGACGGCTATCTCGACAAGCGCCTCGGCAAACCCAAGCCGCAAAAAGGCAAGGCCAAGAAGGAGTCGGCAGCCTAG
- a CDS encoding cysteine desulfurase, which yields MSPSSGASQAGSFDVERIRADFPILSETVHGKPLTYLDNGASAQKPLQVIDTITQPYSAEYANVHRGLHYLSNLATENFEKARGKVRAFLNAAHDEEIIFTRNATEAINLVASSFGSPRIEAGDEILISIMEHHSNIVPWHFLRERQGAVLKWAPVADDGTFLLDEFEKLISPRTKMIAITQMSNVLGTIVPIKEVVRIAHDHGVPVLVDGAQGAVHLPVDVRDLDCDFYTFTGHKLYGPTGIGVLYGKKALLDAMRPYQGGGEMIGYVTTDEVTYATPPHRFEAGTPAIVQAIGLGAAIDYVESIGRENIAAHEHKVLTYAMDRLGELNWLNIYGQAEGKGGIVSFEVDGAHPHDVSTILDRYGVAVRAGTHCCEPLLARFGVTSTCRASFAMYNSQDDVDRLVDALHKVRAMFA from the coding sequence ATGTCCCCGTCCTCTGGTGCCTCTCAAGCGGGTTCGTTCGATGTCGAGCGCATCCGGGCGGACTTTCCTATCCTGTCGGAGACGGTACATGGCAAGCCGCTGACCTATCTCGACAATGGCGCTTCGGCCCAGAAGCCGCTTCAGGTGATCGATACGATCACCCAGCCTTATTCGGCCGAATACGCCAACGTCCATCGCGGGCTTCACTATCTGTCGAATTTGGCCACGGAGAATTTCGAGAAGGCGCGCGGGAAAGTGCGGGCCTTTCTGAACGCGGCCCACGACGAAGAGATCATTTTCACCCGGAACGCAACCGAGGCCATCAATCTCGTCGCCTCGTCGTTCGGCTCGCCGCGTATTGAGGCAGGCGACGAGATCCTCATTTCGATCATGGAGCATCACTCCAATATCGTGCCGTGGCATTTCCTGCGGGAGCGCCAGGGCGCAGTGCTGAAATGGGCGCCGGTCGCGGACGACGGAACGTTTCTGCTCGATGAGTTCGAGAAGCTGATCTCGCCGCGCACCAAGATGATCGCGATCACCCAGATGTCGAACGTGCTCGGCACGATCGTTCCGATCAAGGAGGTCGTGCGGATCGCGCATGACCACGGCGTGCCCGTGCTGGTCGATGGGGCGCAAGGGGCGGTGCATCTCCCTGTCGATGTGCGCGATCTCGATTGCGACTTCTATACGTTCACGGGCCACAAGCTCTACGGCCCCACCGGCATCGGCGTTCTCTACGGGAAAAAGGCGCTGCTGGACGCCATGCGGCCCTATCAGGGCGGCGGCGAGATGATCGGCTACGTCACCACCGACGAGGTGACCTACGCGACGCCACCCCATCGCTTCGAGGCGGGAACGCCCGCGATCGTCCAGGCAATCGGGCTCGGCGCCGCGATCGATTATGTGGAATCGATCGGCCGGGAGAATATCGCCGCGCATGAGCACAAAGTGCTCACCTACGCCATGGACCGGCTGGGCGAGTTGAATTGGCTGAATATCTACGGCCAGGCCGAAGGGAAGGGCGGTATCGTCTCCTTCGAGGTCGACGGGGCCCACCCGCACGACGTCAGCACCATCTTGGACCGCTATGGCGTGGCGGTCAGGGCCGGCACACATTGCTGTGAGCCGCTCCTGGCGCGCTTTGGTGTCACCTCGACATGCCGGGCATCTTTCGCCATGTATAATAGCCAAGACGATGTGGATCGATTGGTGGACGCGCTGCACAAGGTGCGCGCCATGTTCGCCTAG
- a CDS encoding SUF system Fe-S cluster assembly protein, with protein sequence MVEKTQRSEDTDIPNEMSPGLSQSVPGHIQSAAEAPEAGDPGAAPDPSPFDEDAPSSIPPDELERLHGDLVSALKTVFDPEIPVDIYELGLIYKIDVDDDRNIEIEMTLTAPGCPVAGEMPGWVQNAVASVPGVGQVDVNLVFDPPWDMSRMSDEARLALNMF encoded by the coding sequence ATGGTTGAAAAGACTCAACGAAGCGAAGACACTGACATCCCAAACGAAATGTCGCCGGGGCTGTCTCAGTCCGTGCCTGGCCATATTCAGTCCGCGGCTGAGGCCCCTGAGGCCGGCGATCCTGGCGCTGCGCCGGATCCGTCGCCCTTCGACGAGGACGCGCCGTCCTCGATCCCGCCCGATGAACTCGAGCGGCTGCATGGCGATCTCGTCAGCGCGTTGAAAACGGTGTTCGACCCCGAAATTCCCGTCGATATCTACGAACTCGGCCTGATCTACAAGATCGACGTCGATGACGACCGGAATATCGAGATTGAAATGACCCTGACGGCCCCGGGATGTCCGGTAGCGGGCGAAATGCCCGGCTGGGTCCAGAATGCGGTCGCGTCCGTGCCGGGGGTCGGGCAGGTCGACGTCAATTTGGTCTTCGACCCGCCATGGGATATGTCCCGGATGTCCGACGAGGCGCGTCTCGCCCTCAACATGTTCTAG
- the sufB gene encoding Fe-S cluster assembly protein SufB — MPAVDETVERVKQIDVDKYKYGFSTEIESVMAPKGLNEDIVRFISAKKGEPEWMLEWRLEAYKRWRTMQEPTWAKVHYPKIDFEDLYYYAAPKSTEGPKSLEEVDPELLKTYEKLGIPLKEQEVLAGVQGAPKVAVDAVFDSVSVVTTFREELAKAGVIFCSISEAVRNHPELVKKYLGSVVPVTDNFYATLNSAVFSDGSFVYVPEGVRCPMELSTYFRINAENTGQFERTLIIADKGSYVSYLEGCTAPMRDENQLHAAVVELVALEDAEIKYSTVQNWYPGDAEGKGGVYNFVTKRGDCRGDRSKISWTQVETGSAITWKYPSCILRGHGSRGEFYSIAISNGYQQVDSGTKMIHLGRDTSSRIISKGIAAGFSDNTYRGLVSAHRRATNARNFTCCDSLLIGDRCGAHTIPYIEAKNSSATFEHEATTSKISDDQLFYCLSRGLSEEEAVALIVNGFVRDVLQQLPMEFMAETQKLIGISLEGSVG; from the coding sequence ATGCCTGCAGTCGATGAAACCGTTGAACGCGTCAAACAAATCGACGTCGACAAGTACAAGTACGGCTTCTCGACCGAGATTGAATCGGTCATGGCCCCGAAAGGGCTGAACGAAGACATCGTCCGCTTCATTTCGGCCAAGAAGGGCGAGCCCGAATGGATGCTCGAATGGCGGCTGGAAGCCTACAAGCGCTGGCGGACCATGCAGGAGCCCACCTGGGCCAAGGTCCATTATCCGAAGATCGACTTCGAGGATCTCTATTATTACGCCGCGCCGAAGAGCACCGAGGGCCCCAAGAGCCTCGAAGAGGTCGATCCCGAGCTGCTCAAGACCTATGAGAAGCTCGGTATTCCGCTGAAAGAGCAGGAAGTGCTCGCGGGCGTGCAAGGCGCGCCGAAGGTCGCCGTGGATGCCGTCTTCGACAGCGTGTCCGTGGTCACCACCTTCCGCGAGGAGCTGGCCAAGGCCGGCGTGATCTTCTGCTCCATCTCCGAAGCGGTGCGGAACCACCCCGAGCTCGTGAAGAAGTATCTGGGGTCGGTTGTGCCGGTTACGGACAATTTCTACGCGACGCTGAATTCGGCCGTGTTCTCTGACGGATCGTTCGTCTACGTACCGGAAGGCGTCCGCTGCCCGATGGAGCTGTCGACCTATTTCCGTATCAACGCGGAAAATACGGGACAGTTCGAGCGCACGCTCATCATCGCCGACAAGGGCTCCTACGTGAGCTATCTCGAAGGCTGCACGGCGCCCATGCGCGACGAGAACCAGCTGCACGCGGCGGTGGTCGAACTCGTCGCGCTGGAAGACGCCGAGATCAAGTACTCGACCGTCCAGAACTGGTATCCGGGCGATGCGGAAGGCAAGGGCGGCGTCTACAACTTCGTGACCAAGCGCGGAGACTGCCGTGGCGACCGCTCGAAGATATCCTGGACGCAAGTCGAGACAGGATCGGCCATTACCTGGAAGTATCCGTCCTGCATCCTGCGCGGCCATGGCAGCCGCGGTGAGTTCTACTCGATCGCGATCTCGAACGGCTATCAGCAGGTCGACAGCGGCACCAAGATGATCCATCTCGGCCGCGATACGTCGAGCCGCATCATCTCCAAGGGCATTGCCGCCGGGTTCTCGGACAATACCTATCGCGGTCTCGTCTCGGCGCATCGCCGGGCCACGAACGCGCGCAACTTCACCTGCTGCGACTCGCTCCTTATCGGCGACAGATGCGGGGCCCATACGATCCCGTATATCGAGGCGAAGAATTCGTCGGCCACGTTCGAGCACGAGGCGACCACCTCGAAGATCTCCGACGATCAACTGTTCTACTGCTTGAGCCGTGGCCTCTCCGAAGAGGAAGCCGTGGCGCTCATCGTGAACGGCTTCGTGCGCGATGTGCTGCAGCAGTTGCCGATGGAGTTCATGGCCGAGACGCAAAAGCTGATCGGCATTTCGCTGGAAGGCAGCGTGGGCTAG
- the sufC gene encoding Fe-S cluster assembly ATPase SufC gives MLEIKNLHAKVDGREILKGLDLTVPAGEVHAIMGPNGSGKSTLSYVLAGKEDYEVTEGSVTWNGKDLLEMEPDERAAAGVFLAFQYPMEIPGVATMTFLRSAVNAVRKARGEEEFSTPDFLRTVKEKAKGLQIDIEMLRRPLNVGFSGGEKKRNEILQMSLLEPELCILDETDSGLDIDALRIVSEGVNALRSPERSMLVITHYQRLLNYIVPDKVHVLSKGRVARSGGPELALELEKSGYAEYGQDEASAA, from the coding sequence ATGCTTGAGATCAAAAACCTCCACGCCAAGGTCGACGGGCGCGAAATCCTGAAGGGCCTCGATTTGACGGTTCCGGCCGGCGAGGTCCACGCGATTATGGGTCCGAACGGTTCGGGCAAGTCGACGCTTTCCTATGTGCTCGCAGGCAAGGAAGACTACGAAGTCACCGAAGGCTCCGTCACCTGGAACGGCAAAGACCTGCTCGAGATGGAGCCGGACGAGCGCGCGGCCGCCGGAGTCTTCCTCGCCTTCCAGTACCCGATGGAGATTCCGGGCGTCGCGACCATGACTTTCCTGCGCAGCGCCGTGAACGCGGTGCGCAAGGCCCGCGGCGAAGAGGAGTTTTCGACGCCTGACTTCCTCCGTACCGTGAAGGAGAAGGCGAAGGGGCTGCAGATCGACATCGAGATGCTGCGCCGTCCGCTCAATGTCGGCTTTTCCGGCGGCGAGAAGAAGCGCAACGAGATCCTGCAGATGTCCTTGCTGGAGCCCGAGCTATGCATTCTCGACGAGACCGATTCCGGTCTCGACATCGATGCGTTGCGGATCGTCTCCGAAGGCGTGAACGCGCTGCGTTCGCCGGAGCGCTCCATGCTCGTCATCACTCACTATCAGCGGCTTCTGAACTACATCGTGCCGGACAAGGTGCACGTGCTTTCGAAGGGCCGCGTTGCGCGCTCGGGCGGCCCGGAGCTGGCCCTGGAGCTCGAGAAATCCGGATACGCCGAATATGGCCAAGACGAAGCCTCGGCGGCGTAA
- a CDS encoding cysteine desulfurase family protein: MNQRAYLDHNATAPLRPEVREVMQDAFDLVGNPSSVHAEGRAARAAIEEARIKVAALVNARPEDVIFTSGGTEANALALAPPAGGASWKAFISSIEHPSVLSGGRFRPGARAMLPVTGEGIVDLDSLARMLAEEVPEGSRPFVSLMAANNETGAVQPVAEAAGLVHDADGVLHTDAVQVAGRLPLDMSALSADLLTLSAHKIGGPKGVGAVVWPKAQVLSRLMTGGGQESRRRPGTENVAGIVGFGIAADLAAKELSTMGEIARLRDALEEGVRTIAPDAVVFAQSVARLPNTSLIAVPGLKAETLVIGLDLAGVSVSAGSACSSGKVETSHVLTAMGAAPEVARAAIRVSLGFRSCDNDIQDFLSAFGDLVKRLRKDEKAAA, from the coding sequence ATGAACCAGCGCGCCTATCTCGACCACAATGCGACAGCTCCCTTGCGGCCGGAAGTCCGCGAGGTGATGCAGGACGCGTTCGATCTGGTGGGCAATCCCTCCTCCGTCCATGCGGAGGGCCGCGCCGCCCGGGCGGCGATCGAGGAAGCGCGCATCAAGGTCGCCGCTCTCGTCAATGCCCGGCCCGAAGACGTCATCTTCACGAGCGGCGGCACGGAGGCGAATGCGCTTGCATTGGCCCCGCCTGCGGGCGGGGCGTCGTGGAAGGCGTTCATATCGTCGATTGAGCATCCGTCCGTCCTGTCGGGCGGCCGCTTCAGACCCGGCGCACGGGCTATGCTCCCGGTGACGGGTGAGGGGATCGTCGATCTGGATAGCCTTGCCCGGATGCTTGCCGAAGAGGTCCCGGAGGGCAGCCGTCCTTTCGTGTCCCTGATGGCGGCGAACAATGAGACGGGCGCCGTGCAGCCGGTCGCTGAGGCTGCTGGCCTGGTCCATGACGCGGACGGCGTGCTGCATACGGATGCGGTCCAAGTGGCCGGGAGGCTCCCGCTCGACATGAGCGCGCTGAGTGCGGATCTCTTGACGCTTTCGGCCCACAAGATAGGCGGGCCGAAGGGTGTCGGGGCCGTGGTCTGGCCGAAGGCGCAAGTGTTGAGCCGCCTGATGACCGGTGGCGGACAGGAAAGCCGCCGCCGTCCGGGCACGGAGAATGTGGCCGGCATTGTCGGCTTCGGGATTGCCGCGGATCTGGCGGCCAAGGAGCTGTCGACAATGGGCGAGATCGCGAGGCTCCGAGATGCGCTCGAAGAGGGTGTGCGGACCATCGCCCCGGATGCCGTGGTGTTCGCGCAGTCCGTGGCGCGGTTGCCGAATACGTCCTTGATTGCGGTGCCGGGCCTGAAGGCGGAAACGCTTGTGATCGGCCTCGACCTTGCCGGCGTATCTGTCAGTGCCGGCAGCGCATGCTCGTCCGGCAAAGTCGAGACGTCGCACGTTTTGACCGCCATGGGGGCGGCTCCGGAGGTGGCGCGTGCTGCGATCCGGGTCAGCCTTGGTTTTCGCAGTTGCGATAACGATATCCAAGACTTCCTCAGTGCATTTGGCGACCTCGTTAAACGGCTGAGGAAAGACGAGAAAGCGGCGGCTTAG
- the sufD gene encoding Fe-S cluster assembly protein SufD, with amino-acid sequence MDVPVQQFTTKAEQDLLDLFEHAADALPGDAAIAAMRKSAIQTYAGLGLPHRRVEEWKYTDLRGALDSIPPLLAEADAAVSDADLETAIGKAFMALPAYRLVIAAGEFRADLSDVEGLRKAGVEVAPLAQMLESPPAWLTASLKEAGGCGEDVVIALNTALMTAGVAVRLPEGLTLQKPIHLIHLDAPGKAGSIYTRNAVVAEEGASATLIESFGTFGVSGIQRNVVTTVSLAAKSAIHHLKLQREALETIHLNVWVANVGADARYNAFHVSTGAALARNQVYVRFDGENAATDISGATLARGTQHCDTTLVVEHNVPACESRELFKLVLNDEARGVFQGKIVVAPDAQKTDGKQMSQALLLSETAEFDSKPELEIYADDVVCGHGATSGQIDEELLFYLRARGLPEAEARALLIQAFVGEAFEALDDETIADAFTAVAAEWLGTPAE; translated from the coding sequence ATGGACGTACCCGTCCAACAATTCACGACAAAGGCCGAGCAGGACTTGCTCGATCTCTTCGAGCACGCGGCGGACGCATTGCCCGGCGATGCGGCGATCGCGGCCATGCGGAAGAGCGCAATCCAGACCTATGCGGGTCTCGGCTTGCCCCACCGCCGCGTGGAAGAATGGAAATACACCGATCTGCGCGGGGCGCTCGACAGCATCCCGCCGCTTCTGGCTGAAGCGGACGCCGCCGTGAGCGATGCGGATCTGGAGACGGCGATCGGCAAGGCTTTCATGGCTTTGCCCGCTTACCGTCTCGTTATCGCCGCCGGCGAGTTCCGCGCTGATCTCTCAGACGTCGAAGGACTGCGCAAAGCCGGCGTGGAAGTCGCGCCGCTCGCGCAGATGCTGGAGTCGCCGCCTGCCTGGCTGACGGCAAGCCTCAAGGAAGCCGGCGGATGCGGCGAGGATGTGGTGATCGCGCTCAATACGGCGCTGATGACGGCAGGTGTCGCGGTGCGGCTGCCCGAAGGCCTGACGCTGCAGAAGCCGATCCATCTGATCCACTTGGATGCCCCGGGCAAGGCGGGTTCGATCTACACGCGCAACGCCGTTGTCGCGGAGGAGGGCGCCTCGGCGACCCTCATCGAGAGCTTCGGCACGTTCGGGGTCTCGGGCATTCAGCGCAATGTGGTGACGACGGTGTCGTTGGCGGCGAAATCGGCGATTCATCACCTCAAGCTGCAGCGCGAAGCCCTTGAAACGATTCACCTGAACGTATGGGTGGCCAATGTCGGTGCGGATGCGCGCTACAACGCGTTCCATGTCTCGACGGGCGCCGCGTTGGCCCGCAATCAGGTCTATGTCCGCTTCGACGGCGAGAACGCGGCCACGGATATTTCCGGCGCGACGCTGGCGCGCGGGACCCAGCATTGCGACACGACGCTGGTGGTTGAGCACAACGTCCCGGCCTGCGAAAGCCGCGAACTATTCAAGCTCGTCCTCAACGACGAGGCCCGTGGCGTCTTCCAGGGCAAGATCGTCGTCGCCCCAGACGCTCAGAAGACCGACGGCAAGCAGATGTCCCAGGCGCTGCTCCTGTCCGAGACGGCCGAGTTCGACTCAAAGCCCGAGCTGGAGATCTATGCCGACGACGTGGTCTGCGGTCATGGCGCCACGTCCGGCCAGATCGACGAAGAGCTGCTGTTCTACCTGCGCGCACGTGGTCTTCCCGAGGCCGAGGCGCGGGCGCTTCTGATCCAGGCGTTTGTCGGCGAGGCGTTCGAGGCCTTGGACGACGAGACGATCGCGGACGCGTTCACCGCCGTTGCCGCCGAGTGGCTCGGCACGCCGGCGGAGTAG
- a CDS encoding methyltransferase family protein: MRTKDYADVAIKRRSYFSALFCLATSSTTLVPDRPSLAQPNGLGLTVGLVFVVVGFVLAVFPARRFRKAGTSVVPGEPSTVLVREGAYKVTRNPIYIGLILIYFGLCLVLTSIWMLLLLVPTAIVLHLGVVKREEDYLSWKFGDAYRSYMNQVPRWL; encoded by the coding sequence ATGAGGACGAAAGACTACGCCGACGTTGCCATCAAGCGCCGATCCTATTTCTCGGCGCTCTTTTGCTTGGCTACGTCCTCGACGACTCTGGTTCCCGATCGGCCCAGCCTTGCGCAGCCGAACGGCCTGGGGCTCACGGTTGGCTTGGTCTTCGTGGTGGTGGGCTTTGTACTTGCCGTCTTTCCAGCCCGGCGGTTCCGCAAGGCGGGGACGAGCGTGGTTCCGGGTGAGCCGTCGACTGTGCTCGTCAGAGAGGGCGCCTACAAGGTTACCCGGAACCCCATCTATATCGGTCTGATCCTGATCTATTTCGGCCTGTGCCTGGTGCTCACCAGTATTTGGATGCTGCTGCTGCTCGTCCCGACGGCGATCGTCCTCCACCTAGGTGTGGTGAAGCGCGAGGAAGACTATCTCAGCTGGAAATTCGGCGATGCCTATCGCAGCTATATGAACCAGGTTCCGCGCTGGCTCTGA